The following are from one region of the Phormidium sp. PBR-2020 genome:
- a CDS encoding AAA family ATPase yields MIKDINIKNFRCFKNTKVSGFGRINLIGGKNNSGKTSLLEALLIYELPKPQSIVELKKVRKESADIAKAMPERAWQNFFYNQEDAPPNSIQISGESDSGESRVIDLEISNSLNPEMADVLEDSQDSKKFIELISKNHSVISVLQMKVNSGNVELAKSAVVASPSGVLALGFADKRSEECLIPSFLRISNEDIAKQYDKARFEEKEKEVIKILQILDSTIEKIETFSMVEPTLYLKRKDEKRLPISLFGDAINRAAAITLNLINNNNHILLIDEVENGIHYTSQKKFWETLFRLSVELDTQIFATTHSLEMIKAFAEVGKKDENQELGAYFELARNPRDGNIVAIRRSFDLLDYDIQHNHAIRGE; encoded by the coding sequence ATGATAAAAGATATTAATATAAAAAACTTTAGGTGTTTTAAAAACACAAAAGTATCAGGATTTGGGAGAATCAACTTAATAGGTGGCAAAAACAATTCTGGCAAAACGTCTTTGCTAGAGGCTTTACTTATCTATGAGCTACCTAAACCACAAAGCATAGTAGAGCTAAAAAAGGTTCGTAAGGAATCCGCAGACATTGCCAAAGCTATGCCAGAAAGAGCATGGCAAAATTTCTTCTATAATCAAGAAGATGCTCCTCCGAATTCAATCCAAATTTCGGGAGAAAGTGACTCAGGTGAATCTAGAGTGATAGACTTGGAAATTTCAAATTCACTGAATCCTGAAATGGCTGATGTACTAGAGGATAGTCAAGATTCTAAAAAATTTATTGAATTAATATCTAAGAATCATTCTGTAATATCCGTCCTACAAATGAAGGTTAATAGTGGTAATGTAGAATTAGCTAAAAGTGCTGTGGTTGCTAGTCCAAGTGGTGTTCTAGCATTAGGATTTGCAGATAAGAGGAGTGAGGAATGCTTAATTCCTTCATTCCTAAGAATATCCAACGAAGATATCGCCAAGCAGTATGATAAGGCACGCTTTGAAGAAAAAGAAAAGGAAGTTATTAAGATACTTCAAATTTTAGATTCGACCATAGAAAAGATTGAGACTTTTTCTATGGTTGAGCCTACTTTATATTTAAAAAGGAAAGATGAGAAGCGACTACCAATTTCCTTATTTGGGGATGCTATCAATCGTGCTGCTGCAATCACGCTGAATCTCATCAACAATAATAATCATATATTGCTAATTGATGAGGTTGAGAATGGCATACACTATACTAGCCAGAAAAAATTCTGGGAAACCTTGTTTAGATTATCTGTAGAACTAGACACGCAAATTTTTGCTACGACGCATAGCTTAGAAATGATAAAAGCTTTTGCTGAGGTAGGTAAAAAAGACGAAAATCAGGAGCTTGGTGCATATTTTGAGTTGGCTCGTAACCCTCGCGATGGTAACATTGTGGCAATTAGAAGAAGTTTTGATTTGCTAGATTATGATATTCAGCACAATCATGCTATTCGAGGAGAGTAG
- a CDS encoding IS630 family transposase, giving the protein MLWKVSLGWTIENSAVAVGLSYRYARTIVKRYNQQGEQGVINQRNKTKINPRGREPLLNGEQLEKLKQALKKAPSDGGLWTGPKVARWIEKETGREKVWPQRGWDYLKKCHYSWQRPRPRHRKGDKEAQEEYKKNLPKKVTEIQNKHPDSEVEVWFFDEHRVGLKSILAKVWSETGQRPEALVQHRYEWVYVYGFVNPKTGETHWYLIPRVNVKWLNLVLETFAEEVGVGENKIILLVQDNAGWHRSPKLQVNEGIFVDFLPPYSPELQPAERLWKLVDEPLVNRCFDTIEDLEDVLEQRCCFLSEQMQEEIRDLTNYHWLEYA; this is encoded by the coding sequence CTGTTATGGAAAGTGAGCTTAGGATGGACAATAGAAAACAGTGCCGTAGCGGTGGGGTTGAGCTATCGCTACGCCCGAACAATCGTAAAGCGATATAACCAGCAAGGAGAGCAGGGGGTCATTAACCAAAGGAACAAAACCAAAATCAATCCCCGAGGGCGGGAACCTTTACTCAATGGCGAGCAACTCGAAAAGCTTAAGCAAGCCTTAAAAAAAGCGCCGTCAGATGGAGGACTATGGACAGGACCCAAGGTGGCGCGATGGATTGAAAAAGAAACGGGACGGGAAAAAGTCTGGCCCCAAAGGGGGTGGGATTACCTAAAAAAGTGTCATTACTCTTGGCAGCGACCGAGACCCAGGCATCGAAAAGGAGATAAAGAAGCCCAAGAAGAGTATAAAAAAAACTTGCCAAAGAAAGTCACGGAAATTCAAAATAAACATCCTGATTCCGAAGTTGAAGTTTGGTTTTTCGACGAACACCGAGTGGGTCTAAAGTCAATCCTAGCAAAAGTTTGGAGTGAGACTGGACAACGCCCCGAAGCCTTGGTTCAGCACCGGTATGAGTGGGTCTATGTCTACGGGTTCGTTAATCCAAAAACGGGAGAAACACATTGGTATTTAATCCCAAGAGTGAATGTGAAGTGGTTGAATTTAGTCTTAGAAACCTTTGCCGAAGAAGTGGGCGTTGGAGAGAATAAAATAATCCTCTTAGTTCAAGATAATGCGGGCTGGCATCGAAGCCCAAAACTTCAGGTGAATGAGGGAATCTTTGTAGATTTTTTACCTCCCTATTCTCCCGAGCTTCAACCAGCCGAACGGCTGTGGAAGTTAGTAGATGAACCACTGGTCAATCGATGTTTTGATACCATTGAAGACCTGGAAGATGTTCTTGAACAACGTTGTTGTTTTCTTAGTGAACAGATGCAAGAAGAAATTCGCGATTTGACAAATTATCACTGGCTAGAGTACGCCTAA
- the groL gene encoding chaperonin GroEL (60 kDa chaperone family; promotes refolding of misfolded polypeptides especially under stressful conditions; forms two stacked rings of heptamers to form a barrel-shaped 14mer; ends can be capped by GroES; misfolded proteins enter the barrel where they are refolded when GroES binds): MAKRIIYNENARRALERGMDILAESVAVTLGPKGRNVVLEKKFGAPQIVNDGITIAKEIELEDNVENTGVALIRQAASKTNDAAGDGTTTATVLAHAMVKEGLRNVAAGSNAIALKRGIDRATAHLVEKIAAHARPVEDSTAIAQVGTISAGNDEEVGQMIANAMDKVGKEGVISLEEGKSMTTELEITEGMRFDKGYISPYFATDTERMEAVLDEPYILLTDKKISLVQDLVPILEQVARSGKPLLIISEDIEKEALATLVVNRLRGVLNVAAVKAPGFGDRRKAMLDDIAVLTGGQVITEDAGLKLETAKLEMLGSARRITITKDNTTIVAEGNEAEVKARCEQIRRQMEESDSSYDKEKLQERLAKLSGGVAVIKVGAATETEMKDRKLRLEDAINATKAAVEEGIVPGGGTTLAHLAPGLEEWATSNLENEELTGALIVARALTAPLKRIAENAGQNGAVIAERVKEKDFNVGYNAANGEFCDMFEAGIVDPAKVTRSATQNAASIAGMVLTTECIIVDKPEPKEGAGAGAGAGMGGDFDY; this comes from the coding sequence ATGGCAAAACGCATCATTTATAACGAAAACGCCCGCCGCGCTTTAGAACGAGGCATGGATATTCTGGCTGAATCCGTTGCCGTTACCCTCGGCCCTAAAGGTCGCAACGTGGTTCTTGAGAAAAAATTTGGCGCACCTCAAATCGTCAATGATGGGATCACCATCGCGAAAGAAATCGAACTCGAAGACAACGTTGAGAACACCGGCGTTGCCCTAATTCGCCAAGCGGCATCTAAAACCAACGATGCTGCCGGAGACGGAACCACCACTGCAACGGTTCTGGCTCACGCCATGGTGAAAGAAGGCCTACGCAACGTCGCTGCTGGATCGAATGCGATCGCCCTCAAACGGGGTATTGACCGCGCCACCGCGCATCTCGTTGAGAAAATTGCCGCTCATGCCCGTCCCGTGGAAGATTCCACGGCGATCGCCCAAGTGGGAACCATCTCCGCCGGAAACGACGAAGAAGTTGGCCAAATGATTGCCAACGCCATGGATAAGGTGGGTAAAGAAGGTGTCATTTCCCTCGAAGAAGGGAAATCCATGACCACCGAACTAGAAATCACCGAAGGGATGCGCTTTGACAAAGGCTACATCTCCCCCTACTTCGCCACCGACACCGAGCGGATGGAAGCCGTGTTGGATGAGCCTTACATCCTCCTGACTGACAAGAAAATCAGCTTGGTTCAAGACTTAGTTCCTATCCTCGAACAAGTCGCTCGTTCGGGCAAACCTCTCCTGATTATCTCCGAAGATATCGAGAAAGAAGCCCTGGCGACCCTAGTGGTGAACCGTTTACGCGGTGTGCTGAATGTGGCGGCTGTGAAGGCTCCTGGATTTGGCGATCGTCGTAAAGCCATGCTCGACGATATCGCGGTTCTCACCGGCGGCCAAGTCATCACCGAAGATGCTGGACTGAAACTCGAAACCGCCAAACTGGAGATGCTCGGCTCGGCTCGTCGCATCACCATCACCAAAGACAACACCACCATTGTCGCCGAAGGCAACGAAGCTGAAGTTAAAGCTCGTTGCGAACAAATCCGTCGTCAAATGGAAGAAAGCGATTCTTCCTACGACAAAGAGAAACTGCAAGAGCGTTTGGCGAAACTCTCCGGCGGTGTTGCGGTCATCAAAGTTGGTGCAGCCACCGAAACGGAAATGAAAGACCGTAAGCTGCGCCTCGAAGATGCCATCAACGCCACTAAAGCTGCCGTTGAAGAAGGGATTGTCCCCGGTGGTGGAACGACTCTGGCTCACCTCGCTCCTGGCTTGGAAGAGTGGGCAACGAGCAACCTAGAGAACGAAGAACTCACCGGTGCGCTGATTGTGGCTCGTGCCTTGACGGCTCCCCTAAAACGCATTGCTGAGAACGCCGGCCAAAACGGTGCAGTCATTGCTGAACGGGTGAAGGAAAAAGACTTCAACGTCGGCTACAACGCTGCTAACGGCGAGTTCTGCGATATGTTCGAAGCTGGGATTGTTGACCCCGCGAAAGTGACCCGTTCTGCGACCCAGAATGCGGCCTCCATCGCCGGTATGGTCTTGACCACCGAGTGCATCATCGTTGACAAACCTGAACCCAAAGAAGGTGCTGGCGCTGGCGCTGGTGCTGGTATGGGTGGCGACTTCGACTACTAA
- a CDS encoding HAD-IIB family hydrolase → MGVDEPLVLATDLDGTFLGGSVEQRSRFYQYLLQHRQRLVLIFVTGRDLELVRQLYREPEVPQPDYIIADVGTTVTCGQSFTPIQGVQDWIAQTWDNSTERVRSLLEGEPGLELQPITPQYRVSYYYTPNKLQSDTLTRITTAGFDYVLSADRFLDVMPKGIAKGATLLKTLESLNLSPEQTVVAGDTLNDRSLLETGLNGIVVGNAEPKLKDVARSLPNAYISPEPGAWGIWDGLKHHGRAF, encoded by the coding sequence ATGGGTGTTGATGAGCCGTTAGTGCTAGCAACTGATCTCGATGGAACGTTTCTAGGAGGCAGCGTAGAGCAGCGATCGCGCTTCTACCAATATTTACTACAGCACCGCCAACGTCTGGTTCTCATTTTTGTCACCGGTCGAGATTTGGAGTTAGTTCGTCAGCTCTACCGCGAGCCGGAGGTTCCCCAGCCGGACTACATTATCGCCGATGTGGGAACAACAGTCACCTGTGGCCAGAGCTTCACTCCCATCCAAGGGGTTCAGGATTGGATTGCCCAAACTTGGGACAATAGCACCGAGAGGGTGCGATCGCTCCTAGAGGGAGAACCCGGATTGGAGTTACAACCCATCACCCCGCAATATCGCGTATCCTACTACTACACCCCCAACAAACTTCAGTCAGACACTTTGACTCGAATTACAACGGCCGGGTTCGACTATGTCCTCTCCGCCGATCGCTTCTTGGATGTGATGCCCAAGGGTATCGCCAAGGGGGCAACTCTACTTAAAACCCTAGAGAGCCTCAACTTGTCGCCAGAGCAAACGGTGGTCGCGGGAGATACCCTCAACGATCGCTCCTTGTTAGAAACAGGACTTAACGGGATTGTTGTGGGTAATGCCGAACCTAAGCTCAAAGACGTTGCGCGATCGCTTCCCAATGCCTACATTAGCCCTGAACCGGGAGCCTGGGGCATTTGGGACGGATTGAAGCATCACGGCAGAGCCTTCTAA
- a CDS encoding fasciclin domain-containing protein yields the protein MADIVDIAVSAGLFETLVTAVKVADLVETLKSPGPFTVFAPTDDAFAKLPPGTVESLVQTPPQLGRILTYHVVSGKLTQADLAQLGSVTSVEGSPIPIDCSDGFEVKNSTVIQADIEADNGIIHVIDNVLLMG from the coding sequence ATGGCCGATATTGTTGATATTGCTGTCAGTGCGGGGTTGTTTGAAACCTTAGTCACCGCTGTTAAAGTGGCAGATTTAGTCGAGACCCTCAAAAGTCCCGGACCGTTTACCGTATTTGCCCCAACTGACGACGCCTTCGCCAAACTCCCCCCAGGAACCGTCGAATCTCTGGTTCAGACTCCCCCCCAATTAGGTCGAATTTTAACCTATCACGTGGTTTCAGGAAAGTTGACCCAAGCGGATCTCGCTCAACTGGGGTCTGTAACCTCGGTGGAAGGATCACCCATCCCTATCGATTGTTCCGATGGATTTGAGGTTAAAAATTCGACGGTGATTCAAGCAGATATTGAAGCCGATAACGGGATTATTCATGTGATTGATAATGTCTTGTTGATGGGCTAA
- a CDS encoding NADP-dependent malic enzyme: MEVYDRTFNLHRGGKIRIESRLPLKHQSDLAMAYTPGVGRICNAIAEDPTQVYNLTVKGNMVAIVTDGSAVLGLGNLGPEAALPVMEGKAMLFKEFAGIDAFPICLNTQDVDEIVETVKRIAPVFGGVNLEDIAAPRCFEIERRLRAEMDIPIFHDDQHGTAIVTLAALINALRLVNKSLEEIRIVMNGAGAAGLAIARLLQKSGAKEIIICDSKGIISRDRDLQGDKQAFAVDQGGTLADAMKGADVFVGVSVPGVLTVEMVDTMAPDAIVMAMANPIPEIQPELIESQVAVIATGRSDYPNQINNVLAFPGIFRGALDCRASDLTVNMYIEAASAIASLVSPTQLNREYIVPSVFDERVATAVSAAVQRAAREEGVARN; this comes from the coding sequence CTGGAGGTGTACGATCGCACCTTCAACCTACATCGCGGCGGCAAAATTCGCATTGAAAGCCGTCTCCCCCTCAAACATCAATCAGATTTGGCGATGGCCTACACCCCAGGGGTAGGACGAATTTGTAATGCCATTGCCGAAGACCCCACTCAGGTCTATAACTTGACGGTGAAGGGCAATATGGTGGCCATTGTCACCGACGGCAGTGCGGTGTTAGGACTGGGTAATCTCGGCCCAGAAGCCGCCTTACCGGTGATGGAAGGGAAGGCCATGTTATTTAAGGAGTTTGCGGGCATTGATGCCTTCCCCATCTGCCTCAATACTCAGGATGTGGATGAGATTGTTGAAACCGTCAAACGGATTGCGCCGGTGTTTGGGGGGGTCAATTTAGAGGATATCGCCGCACCCCGCTGTTTTGAGATTGAACGGCGGTTACGGGCGGAAATGGATATTCCCATTTTCCATGATGACCAACATGGAACCGCTATTGTCACCTTAGCTGCCCTAATCAATGCCCTACGGCTGGTGAATAAGTCCCTAGAGGAGATTCGCATTGTCATGAATGGGGCGGGGGCCGCTGGCTTAGCCATTGCCCGCTTGTTGCAAAAGTCAGGGGCTAAGGAGATTATTATCTGTGACTCTAAGGGCATTATCTCCCGCGATCGCGACCTACAAGGGGACAAACAAGCCTTCGCGGTGGATCAGGGCGGAACCCTCGCCGATGCCATGAAGGGAGCGGATGTATTTGTTGGGGTGAGTGTCCCAGGAGTCTTGACGGTGGAGATGGTGGACACGATGGCCCCGGATGCCATTGTCATGGCGATGGCCAACCCCATCCCAGAAATTCAGCCGGAATTGATTGAATCTCAGGTGGCGGTGATTGCCACAGGCCGCAGTGACTATCCCAACCAAATTAATAATGTCTTAGCCTTCCCCGGCATCTTCCGGGGGGCCCTGGACTGTCGCGCCTCGGATTTAACCGTGAATATGTACATCGAGGCCGCCAGTGCGATCGCCTCCCTGGTCTCCCCCACTCAACTCAATCGGGAATACATTGTGCCCTCAGTGTTCGATGAGCGGGTGGCCACGGCGGTCTCGGCAGCCGTCCAACGGGCCGCCCGGGAAGAAGGGGTAGCACGGAATTAA
- a CDS encoding IS630 family transposase, with protein MTIITELDDFINTSSNTQEVKRALAVKMILTGTSSHEIENLLQVSHSFISKWKNQALFHGVGSLKLQYKGSKSYLNASSKAKVIEWLRQQPYLRTGDLKRHLDQEYGVVYASDQSYYALFKSAKISWKKSQKKNPAKNEEQVKAKKREIQNKLKKWEPEIKAGKLAVFMIDECHLLWGDLLGYVWGRTDIRIEIPIKNQKNRQTYYGALDYQNQEFIVEEYSSGNTENTIDFIKHLRKQRPTKRIAIFWDGASYHKSQEFKEYLKQVNGELLEDEWLVHCTTFAPNAPEQNPVEDLWLQAKNFIRQFYHLCDSFKTIKGLFKFFADGQIFNFPKLFYYGILPQLI; from the coding sequence ATGACCATTATCACTGAACTAGATGATTTCATCAACACCAGTTCAAATACTCAAGAAGTCAAAAGAGCCTTGGCTGTTAAGATGATTTTAACAGGAACATCTTCTCATGAAATTGAAAACCTATTACAAGTATCTCATAGTTTTATTAGCAAGTGGAAAAATCAAGCTCTTTTTCATGGGGTAGGCAGCTTAAAACTTCAATATAAAGGAAGTAAAAGTTACCTCAATGCTTCCTCAAAAGCTAAGGTAATTGAATGGCTAAGGCAGCAACCTTATTTAAGAACCGGGGATTTAAAACGACATTTAGATCAGGAATATGGAGTGGTTTATGCTTCAGATCAAAGCTACTATGCTTTGTTCAAATCCGCTAAAATAAGCTGGAAGAAATCTCAGAAAAAGAATCCAGCAAAAAATGAAGAACAAGTCAAAGCAAAAAAAAGGGAAATTCAAAATAAACTCAAAAAATGGGAACCCGAAATAAAAGCTGGAAAGCTTGCGGTGTTTATGATTGACGAATGTCATCTTCTTTGGGGAGACCTCTTGGGTTATGTTTGGGGACGAACAGATATTCGGATTGAAATTCCTATTAAAAATCAAAAAAATAGACAAACTTATTATGGGGCATTAGATTATCAAAATCAGGAATTCATTGTCGAAGAATATTCCAGCGGCAATACGGAAAACACCATAGATTTCATAAAACATTTACGAAAACAAAGACCGACAAAAAGAATTGCCATTTTTTGGGATGGCGCTAGTTATCATAAATCTCAAGAATTTAAAGAATATTTAAAACAAGTAAATGGAGAGTTGTTAGAAGATGAATGGTTAGTTCATTGCACTACCTTTGCTCCAAACGCCCCCGAGCAAAACCCGGTGGAAGATCTTTGGTTACAAGCTAAAAACTTTATTCGGCAGTTTTATCATTTATGTGATTCATTCAAGACAATAAAAGGGCTATTTAAGTTTTTTGCTGATGGTCAAATATTTAATTTCCCCAAACTGTTCTATTATGGAATTTTGCCACAACTGATTTAG
- the groES gene encoding co-chaperone GroES, which produces MAAVSLSVSTVKPLADRVFVKVSASEEKTAGGILLPDSAKEKPQVGEIVQVGPGKRNEDGTRQEVDVKVGDKVLYSKYAGTDIKLGSDEFVLLSEKDILAIVQ; this is translated from the coding sequence ATGGCAGCCGTATCTCTGAGTGTTTCCACCGTCAAACCCCTCGCAGACCGTGTTTTTGTTAAGGTGAGTGCCTCGGAGGAGAAAACCGCTGGTGGTATCCTCCTACCTGACAGTGCGAAGGAAAAACCCCAAGTTGGTGAAATCGTCCAAGTCGGTCCCGGCAAACGCAACGAAGACGGGACTCGGCAAGAAGTTGATGTCAAAGTCGGCGATAAGGTTCTCTACTCCAAGTACGCCGGAACCGACATCAAACTCGGTAGTGATGAGTTTGTCCTCCTATCGGAAAAAGACATCCTGGCGATCGTCCAGTAA
- a CDS encoding polysaccharide deacetylase family protein, with amino-acid sequence MMFAPLYPHLYRVLAPLFPDCLWSASASQPLVCLSFDDGPHPQYTPQLLDVLDQVGVTASFFWLGAAVRRYPEIARQVFQRGHWLGLHGETHRAFPRLSPSALQMSLAATQAAIASACDRPLDWVKTHVRDVRPPNGLFTPKTLHLLKSWQYRPVMWSVVPEDWRRPGVPRVCDRIMNQVEPGSLIVLHDGAYGGQDVAQTTLTIVEQLRTKSYQFVNIQELWHLKSGLQSG; translated from the coding sequence ATAATGTTTGCGCCGCTGTACCCCCATTTGTACCGAGTTTTAGCCCCCCTCTTTCCCGATTGTCTCTGGTCCGCATCTGCCAGCCAACCCCTGGTCTGCCTGAGCTTTGACGACGGGCCCCATCCCCAATACACCCCGCAACTGTTGGATGTTTTGGATCAGGTGGGGGTGACCGCCAGTTTTTTTTGGCTGGGGGCGGCCGTCCGTCGTTATCCTGAGATTGCCCGCCAGGTTTTCCAACGGGGCCATTGGTTGGGGTTGCATGGGGAGACTCACCGCGCCTTTCCCCGTCTGAGTCCTTCGGCGTTGCAGATGAGTTTAGCTGCCACCCAAGCCGCGATCGCCTCCGCCTGCGATCGCCCCCTAGACTGGGTAAAAACCCATGTGCGAGATGTGCGGCCGCCTAATGGCTTATTTACCCCGAAAACCCTGCATTTACTCAAATCCTGGCAGTATCGACCCGTAATGTGGAGTGTAGTTCCCGAAGATTGGCGGCGTCCAGGAGTCCCACGAGTCTGCGATCGCATCATGAACCAAGTTGAACCCGGTTCCCTGATTGTGCTTCATGACGGGGCTTATGGCGGCCAAGATGTGGCGCAAACAACCTTAACAATTGTTGAGCAGCTACGGACGAAAAGCTATCAATTTGTTAACATTCAAGAATTATGGCATCTTAAGTCAGGACTTCAGAGTGGCTAG